DNA sequence from the Alkaliphilus metalliredigens QYMF genome:
ATGAGTTACTATAGGTTTATTTTATATAGTGATAGAATTGAAGCGGATAGTTTAGGCTATACGCTTTTTTTAGTGTAAAAAATTACAGGAGGTGTCATGTTATTAGAGATAACCAAGAAGCCCAAATTAATGAAGAAATTAGGGACAAGGAAGTAAGACTGATTGATGCTAACGGCGATCAACTAGGTGTTGTGCCTGGTAGAGAAGCACTACAGATCGCAAGTGAAAAAAATCTAGATCTAGTGAAAATTTCACCTCAGGCTAAACCACCGGTATGTAAAATCATGGATTATGGTAAGTTCAAGTATGAATTAGCCAAGAAAGACAAAGAAGCCAAGAAGAAGCAAAAAGTGGTGACAGTTAAAGAGGTTCGATTAAGTCCAAATATTGAAGCACATGATGTTGAGGTAAAATGTAAGCGAGCTCTGAAATTTCTAGAAAGCGGAGATAAAGTCAAAGTGACTCTACGATTCAGAGGTAGAGAACTAGGTAATATCGAAGCGGGAAGAAAAGTGATTAACCAATTTAAAGATATGCTCACTGAGGTTAGTACAGTTGAGAAGTATCCAAAAATGGAAGGTCGACAAATGATAATGGTTTTAGCTCCAAAAAACGCGTAGCTTGAAGGGAGGAAATTAACATGCCAAAAATGAAAACACATAGAGGCGCAGCAAAAAGATTTAAGAAGACAAAAACAGGTCTGTTAAAGAGAATGAAAGCCTATAAGAGTCATATCTTAACTAAAAAGTCTTCAAAGAGAAAGAGAAACCTTAGAAAAGCAACAGTAGTTTCTAAAGGAGATTTCAAGAGAATTAAACAATTATTACCATAGATCGATAAACGATAGAAACGGAGGTTGTCATAATGGCTAGAGTTAAAAAGGGTGTTACAGCCCGTAAAAGACATAAAAAAGTATTAAAATTGGCTAAAGGATTTAGAGGAGCAAGAAGTAAACTCTTTAGACCAGCAAACCAATTCGTTATGAAAGCATTAAGACATGCTTATGTAGGACGAAAGTTAAGAAAAAGAGATTTTAGAAGGTTATGGATTACAAGAATTAATGCAGCAACTAGAATAAATGGATTATCTTATTCTAAATTCATTAGTGGATTAAAATTATCTGGTATCGAAATGAACAGAAAAGTGTTATCAGAAATGGCAATTCATGATAAAGAAGGCTTTGCTCAATTAGTTGAGACTGCTAAACAAAAACTAAACGCATAATCCAGGGTCCTTATTTATAAGGACTTTTTTCATATCATAGGAAAGTACTACTTTCCTATGATATGAAAAAAGGGGTTGAAAGGGGAAGTTAAATTCTCAAGGTATACAAAAGAAGTCGCCTGGTCAATAATCTCTAAATAGGTTGGACCATAGACCTTGAGTCTGCATAAAATGGGTGAAAATCAACATACATAGAATTATTATCATGATATCAGGAACATACAATAAGTGGATGTTAATGAAAGATAACCAGTAGGTGGTGTAAAAATGAAAGACAAGATTGGGCACCCAAAGATAGATCCTACCCAAGTGTTGGTAATGGGATTTGCCTCTGTTATAATGATTGGTGCATTGCTTTTAAACCTACCCATTGCAGCGCAGGATGGTCGAAGCATAGGTTTTTTAAATGCCCTATTCACTTCCACATCAGCGGTCTGTGTAACTGGATTGGTTGTTGTGGATACGGGAACATACTGGACTATTTTTGGTAAAACAATTATTTTAATACTGATTCAGATTGGTGGACTTGGGTTTATGACCATGGCAACAATGTTTGCCATACTTTTAGGAAAGAAAATTTCCCTTAAGGAAAGACTCATTATACAAGAGTCTCTTAATCAAAATACATTAACGGGGCTAGTGCGCTTTACAAAATACATTATACTGGGTACATTCGCCATTGAAGCGATTGGTGCATTTTTCTTGGCCTTTCGGTTTGTACCAGAACTAGGCTGGG
Encoded proteins:
- the infC gene encoding translation initiation factor IF-3, with product MRDNQEAQINEEIRDKEVRLIDANGDQLGVVPGREALQIASEKNLDLVKISPQAKPPVCKIMDYGKFKYELAKKDKEAKKKQKVVTVKEVRLSPNIEAHDVEVKCKRALKFLESGDKVKVTLRFRGRELGNIEAGRKVINQFKDMLTEVSTVEKYPKMEGRQMIMVLAPKNA
- the rpmI gene encoding 50S ribosomal protein L35, whose amino-acid sequence is MPKMKTHRGAAKRFKKTKTGLLKRMKAYKSHILTKKSSKRKRNLRKATVVSKGDFKRIKQLLP
- the rplT gene encoding 50S ribosomal protein L20 produces the protein MARVKKGVTARKRHKKVLKLAKGFRGARSKLFRPANQFVMKALRHAYVGRKLRKRDFRRLWITRINAATRINGLSYSKFISGLKLSGIEMNRKVLSEMAIHDKEGFAQLVETAKQKLNA